In one window of Juglans regia cultivar Chandler chromosome 3, Walnut 2.0, whole genome shotgun sequence DNA:
- the LOC109011894 gene encoding ABC transporter G family member 22 isoform X3, whose protein sequence is MSTQADQDLEAGTRKPKLQTEPTLPIYLKFTDVKYKVTLKGMRTTQEKDILNGITGSVNPGELLALMGPSGSGKTTLLNLLGGRLNKPTVGSLTYNDQPYSKFLKCRIGFVTQDDVLFPHLTVKETLTYAALLRLPKTLTREQKEKRAIDVINELGLERCQDTIIGGSFVRGVSGGERKRVCIGNEILINPSLLFLDEPTSGLDSTTALRIVQMLQDIAEAGKTVVTTIHQPSSRLFHKFDKLILLGKGSLLYFGKASEAMVYFSSIGCSPLIAMNPAEFLIDLANGNLHDVSVPSELEDKVQMGNSEAEIRNRKPSPAVVQEYLVGAYETRVAQNEKKKLLVPIPLDERVKLKVSSSKRQWGASWWEQYSILCWRGFKERRHDYFSWLRITQVLSTAIILGLLWWQSDTDSPKGLQEQAGLLFFIGVFWGFFPVFTAIFTFPQERAMLSKERAADMYRLSAYFVARTTSDLPLDLLLPVLFLLVVYFMAGLRLSAGPFFLSLLTVFLCIVAAQGFGLAIGATFMDLKRATTLASVAVMTFMLAGGFFVKKVPIFISWIRYLSFNYHTYRLLLKVQYEHITPTINGMRIDEGIMEVSALVAMVFGYRLLAYLSLRRMKLQSGA, encoded by the exons atGAGTACTCAAG CCGATCAGGATCTTGAAGCTGGCACGCGTAAGCCGAAGCTGCAAACAGAACCAACCTTGCCAATTTATCTCAAG TTCACCGATGTGAAATACAAGGTAACTCTCAAAGGAATGAGAACAACCCAAGAGAAGGATATTCTGAATGGGATTACGGGTTCAGTGAACCCTGGGGAGCTTTTGGCATTGATGGGACCTTCAGGAAGTGGAAAGACAACACTGCTAAATCTGCTCGGTGGCAGGCTTAATAAGCCCACCGTTGGATCACTTACTTACAATGACCAGCCTTATTCCAAGTTCCTAAAATGCAG GATAGGATTTGTGACTCAAGACGACGTTCTGTTTCCTCACCTTACAGTGAAGGAAACATTGACATATGCAGCCCTCCTACGACTCCCAAAGACATTGACAAGAGAGCAAAAGGAAAAACGAGCAATAGATGTCATCAATGAGCTAGGCTTGGAGAG GTGCCAAGACACTATCATTGGGGGCTCCTTTGTTCGGGGAGTGTCAGGTGGAGAGAGGAAAAGAGTTTGTATTGGAAATGAGATCCTTATCAACCCGTCACTTCTGTTTCTAGATGAACCAACCTCTGGTTTGGATTCTACTACTGCTTTAAGGATTGTCCAGATGTTGCAAGACATCGCAGAG GCCGGAAAAACAGTGGTAACAACGATCCATCAGCCATCAAGCAGACTGTTCCACAAATTTGACAAGTTAATCCTTCTTGGGAAAGGGAGCTTGCTCTACTTTGGAAAAGCATCAGAAGCAATGGTGTATTTCTCATCTATAGGATGCTCTCCTCTTATTGCCATGAATCCGGCAGAGTTCTTGATAGACCTTGCAAATGGGAACCTCCATGATGTCTCAGTACCATCAGAATTAGAGGACAAAGTGCAGATGGGGAATTCAGAGGCTGAAATACGGAACAGGAAACCATCTCCTGCTGTCGTGCAAGAG TACCTTGTGGGGGCGTATGAGACCCGAGTTgcacaaaatgaaaagaagaaacttCTGGTTCCTATACCCCTCGATGAACGAGTAAAATTGAAGGTCTCTTCTTCAAAGAGACAGTGGGGGGCAAGCTGGTGGGAACAATATTCCATTTTGTGTTGGAGAGGATTCAAAGAACGGAGGCATGACTATTTCAGCTGGTTGAGAATCACTCAAGTTCTCTCTACTGCAATTATCTTGGGATTACTGTGGTGGCAGTCTGATACTGACAGCCCCAAAGGCCTGCAAGAACAG GCAGGACTGCTTTTCTTCATCGGTGTCTTCTGGGGATTCTTCCCTGTATTCACAGCAATCTTCACATTCCCGCAAGAAAGAGCCATGCTGAGTAAAGAAAGAGCAGCCGACATGTACAGACTAAGTGCATATTTTGTGGCTAGAACTACAAGCGACCTTCCCCTTGACTTGTTACTACCAGTACTATTCCTTCTTGTCGTCTATTTTATGGCAGGCTTGAGACTGAGTGCTGGTCCCTTTTTCCTAAGCCTGCTTACAGTCTTCCTCTGCATTGTGGCGGCTCAG GGATTTGGACTAGCTATAGGAGCTACATTCATGGACTTGAAGAGGGCAACTACTCTGGCCTCAGTAGCTGTCATGACCTTCATGCTAGCTGGTGGGTTCTTTGTGAAG AAAGTTCCGATATTCATTTCTTGGATCCGCTATCTGTCTTTCAACTACCACACATACAGGCTGCTTCTGAAGGTGCAGTATGAACACATCACACCCACCATAAATGGGATGAGAATAGACGAGGGTATAATGGAGGTCAGTGCCCTGGTAGCCATGGTTTTTGGTTACCGTCTCCTGGCATACCTTTCTTTGCGGAGGATGAAACTCCAATCTGGAGCTTAA
- the LOC109011894 gene encoding ABC transporter G family member 22 isoform X1, with product MEKTNSSVLARAKSDQSVVETVAAAADSGGTLSRKSSKRMVPSPGRSGSGSSKNPHIRKCRSAQMRIELDEVSSGAALSRASSASLGFSFSFTGFTMPPDEATDSKPFSDDDGSDQDLEAGTRKPKLQTEPTLPIYLKFTDVKYKVTLKGMRTTQEKDILNGITGSVNPGELLALMGPSGSGKTTLLNLLGGRLNKPTVGSLTYNDQPYSKFLKCRIGFVTQDDVLFPHLTVKETLTYAALLRLPKTLTREQKEKRAIDVINELGLERCQDTIIGGSFVRGVSGGERKRVCIGNEILINPSLLFLDEPTSGLDSTTALRIVQMLQDIAEAGKTVVTTIHQPSSRLFHKFDKLILLGKGSLLYFGKASEAMVYFSSIGCSPLIAMNPAEFLIDLANGNLHDVSVPSELEDKVQMGNSEAEIRNRKPSPAVVQEYLVGAYETRVAQNEKKKLLVPIPLDERVKLKVSSSKRQWGASWWEQYSILCWRGFKERRHDYFSWLRITQVLSTAIILGLLWWQSDTDSPKGLQEQAGLLFFIGVFWGFFPVFTAIFTFPQERAMLSKERAADMYRLSAYFVARTTSDLPLDLLLPVLFLLVVYFMAGLRLSAGPFFLSLLTVFLCIVAAQGFGLAIGATFMDLKRATTLASVAVMTFMLAGGFFVKKVPIFISWIRYLSFNYHTYRLLLKVQYEHITPTINGMRIDEGIMEVSALVAMVFGYRLLAYLSLRRMKLQSGA from the exons ATGGAGAAAACCAATTCATCCGTATTGGCAAGGGCAAAATCGGATCAATCAGTGGTGGAGACGGTTGCAGCGGCTGCGGATAGCGGCGGAACCCTTTCGAGAAAGTCTAGTAAGCGGATGGTGCCATCACCAGGGCGAAGTGGTAGCGGCAGCAGCAAAAACCCACACATTAGAAAGTGTAGGAGTGCCCAAATGAGGATAGAATTGGATGAAGTGAGCAGTGGCGCCGCTCTCAGCCGAGCCTCGAGTGCCAGCTTGGGcttctctttctccttcacCGGATTCACAATGCCTCCTGATGAAGCAACCGACTCCAAGCCGTTTAGCGACGATGATGGTT CCGATCAGGATCTTGAAGCTGGCACGCGTAAGCCGAAGCTGCAAACAGAACCAACCTTGCCAATTTATCTCAAG TTCACCGATGTGAAATACAAGGTAACTCTCAAAGGAATGAGAACAACCCAAGAGAAGGATATTCTGAATGGGATTACGGGTTCAGTGAACCCTGGGGAGCTTTTGGCATTGATGGGACCTTCAGGAAGTGGAAAGACAACACTGCTAAATCTGCTCGGTGGCAGGCTTAATAAGCCCACCGTTGGATCACTTACTTACAATGACCAGCCTTATTCCAAGTTCCTAAAATGCAG GATAGGATTTGTGACTCAAGACGACGTTCTGTTTCCTCACCTTACAGTGAAGGAAACATTGACATATGCAGCCCTCCTACGACTCCCAAAGACATTGACAAGAGAGCAAAAGGAAAAACGAGCAATAGATGTCATCAATGAGCTAGGCTTGGAGAG GTGCCAAGACACTATCATTGGGGGCTCCTTTGTTCGGGGAGTGTCAGGTGGAGAGAGGAAAAGAGTTTGTATTGGAAATGAGATCCTTATCAACCCGTCACTTCTGTTTCTAGATGAACCAACCTCTGGTTTGGATTCTACTACTGCTTTAAGGATTGTCCAGATGTTGCAAGACATCGCAGAG GCCGGAAAAACAGTGGTAACAACGATCCATCAGCCATCAAGCAGACTGTTCCACAAATTTGACAAGTTAATCCTTCTTGGGAAAGGGAGCTTGCTCTACTTTGGAAAAGCATCAGAAGCAATGGTGTATTTCTCATCTATAGGATGCTCTCCTCTTATTGCCATGAATCCGGCAGAGTTCTTGATAGACCTTGCAAATGGGAACCTCCATGATGTCTCAGTACCATCAGAATTAGAGGACAAAGTGCAGATGGGGAATTCAGAGGCTGAAATACGGAACAGGAAACCATCTCCTGCTGTCGTGCAAGAG TACCTTGTGGGGGCGTATGAGACCCGAGTTgcacaaaatgaaaagaagaaacttCTGGTTCCTATACCCCTCGATGAACGAGTAAAATTGAAGGTCTCTTCTTCAAAGAGACAGTGGGGGGCAAGCTGGTGGGAACAATATTCCATTTTGTGTTGGAGAGGATTCAAAGAACGGAGGCATGACTATTTCAGCTGGTTGAGAATCACTCAAGTTCTCTCTACTGCAATTATCTTGGGATTACTGTGGTGGCAGTCTGATACTGACAGCCCCAAAGGCCTGCAAGAACAG GCAGGACTGCTTTTCTTCATCGGTGTCTTCTGGGGATTCTTCCCTGTATTCACAGCAATCTTCACATTCCCGCAAGAAAGAGCCATGCTGAGTAAAGAAAGAGCAGCCGACATGTACAGACTAAGTGCATATTTTGTGGCTAGAACTACAAGCGACCTTCCCCTTGACTTGTTACTACCAGTACTATTCCTTCTTGTCGTCTATTTTATGGCAGGCTTGAGACTGAGTGCTGGTCCCTTTTTCCTAAGCCTGCTTACAGTCTTCCTCTGCATTGTGGCGGCTCAG GGATTTGGACTAGCTATAGGAGCTACATTCATGGACTTGAAGAGGGCAACTACTCTGGCCTCAGTAGCTGTCATGACCTTCATGCTAGCTGGTGGGTTCTTTGTGAAG AAAGTTCCGATATTCATTTCTTGGATCCGCTATCTGTCTTTCAACTACCACACATACAGGCTGCTTCTGAAGGTGCAGTATGAACACATCACACCCACCATAAATGGGATGAGAATAGACGAGGGTATAATGGAGGTCAGTGCCCTGGTAGCCATGGTTTTTGGTTACCGTCTCCTGGCATACCTTTCTTTGCGGAGGATGAAACTCCAATCTGGAGCTTAA
- the LOC109011958 gene encoding receptor protein-tyrosine kinase CEPR2-like, which produces MARLLQYSSFSLCFHSIIVVTVLGSIPKLILSSTLYSDIQVLRTLKRSVDPSSISPTSYLTTWDFIVDPCESTGKQFLGIVCSIPLDNTSAPSRIIAIDLDSVGYDGFLSPSIGNLTELTTLSLNRNKFRRTIPESISNLKKLTRLSLADNCLTGTIPTEITLFKNLEYLDISGNLLTGSIPTNITRLRSLAYLSFSSNSFTGTIPDLAGLWQLETLDLSSNQLFGNLPHFPTRLKTLLLNSNILSGHISRVKMLNDLRRLDLSDNRFSGHISKDIVSLPRLVHLNVSMNRFTAIGTRNFSREETQLQVLDAEKNNLHGRLPINLTTIQNLDTINLAHNQLAGPLPREYGKKLENSWRVLYLDHNFLSGNVSQEFIVHAPRIEGSLSKNCLRCPMSTTLCRGGQRSASECIQVQ; this is translated from the coding sequence ATGGCTAGATTACTTCAATATTCCTCCTTCTCCCTTTGTTTCCATTCTATAATTGTGGTCACAGTATTAGGTTCTATCCCAAAGCTTATTCTTTCATCAACTCTATACTCTGATATCCAAGTGCTTCGCACCCTGAAGCGTTCTGTCGATCCCAGCTCCATCTCCCCAACATCTTACCTTACTACCTGGGACTTCATTGTGGATCCCTGTGAAAGTACAGGTAAACAGTTTCTCGGAATAGTATGCAGTATTCCTCTAGACAATACTAGCGCTCCTAGTAGAATTATAGCAATTGATCTAGATAGCGTTGGATATGATGGGTTTCTGTCGCCGTCGATCGGGAACTTAACCGAGCTCACCACCCTCAGCCTAAACAGGAACAAGTTCCGCAGAACCATACCAGAATCGATCTCCAATCTTAAAAAGCTCACCCGGCTTTCACTGGCGGACAATTGCCTCACAGGCACCATTCCTACAGAAATCACTTTATTCAAGAATCTTGAATATCTAGACATTTCAGGAAACTTGCTCACTGGCTCAATTCCAACTAATATCACCAGATTACGAAGCTTGGCCTACTTAAGTTTTTCAAGCAACTCATTCACAGGCACAATTCCTGACCTCGCAGGGTTGTGGCAGCTTGAAACTCTAGATCTTTCTTCCAATCAACTCTTTGGAAATTTGCCACATTTTCCTACGAGATTGAAAACACTGTTGCTAAACAGCAATATACTTTCAGGCCACATTTCTCGTGTTAAGATGCTCAACGACCTTAGACGACTAGATCTAAGTGACAACAGGTTTTCAGGTCACATAAGCAAGGACATTGTTTCATTACCTAGGTTGGTTCACCTTAATGTTTCAATGAACCGTTTCACCGCAATAGGGACGCGCAACTTTTCTAGGGAAGAGACACAACTTCAGGTGCTTGACGCAGAAAAAAACAATCTCCATGGTCGTCTGCCTATAAATTTGACCACAATTCAAAATTTAGACACCATTAATCTAGCGCATAATCAATTGGCTGGGCCATTACCAAgagaatatggaaaaaaattagagaattcTTGGAGAGTCCTGTACTTGGATCACAACTTTCTATCAGGAAATGTTTCACAAGAGTTCATTGTTCACGCACCTCGGATCGAAGGCAGCCTTTCCAAAAACTGCCTTAGGTGTCCAATGTCAACAACCTTATGCCGAGGAGGGCAAAGGTCAGCTTCAGAATGCATTCAGGTACAATAA
- the LOC109011894 gene encoding ABC transporter G family member 22 isoform X2: protein MEKTNSSVLARAKSDQSVVETVAAAADSGGTLSRKSSKRMVPSPGRSGSGSSKNPHIRKCRSAQMRIELDEVSSGAALSRASSASLGFSFSFTGFTMPPDEATDSKPFSDDDADQDLEAGTRKPKLQTEPTLPIYLKFTDVKYKVTLKGMRTTQEKDILNGITGSVNPGELLALMGPSGSGKTTLLNLLGGRLNKPTVGSLTYNDQPYSKFLKCRIGFVTQDDVLFPHLTVKETLTYAALLRLPKTLTREQKEKRAIDVINELGLERCQDTIIGGSFVRGVSGGERKRVCIGNEILINPSLLFLDEPTSGLDSTTALRIVQMLQDIAEAGKTVVTTIHQPSSRLFHKFDKLILLGKGSLLYFGKASEAMVYFSSIGCSPLIAMNPAEFLIDLANGNLHDVSVPSELEDKVQMGNSEAEIRNRKPSPAVVQEYLVGAYETRVAQNEKKKLLVPIPLDERVKLKVSSSKRQWGASWWEQYSILCWRGFKERRHDYFSWLRITQVLSTAIILGLLWWQSDTDSPKGLQEQAGLLFFIGVFWGFFPVFTAIFTFPQERAMLSKERAADMYRLSAYFVARTTSDLPLDLLLPVLFLLVVYFMAGLRLSAGPFFLSLLTVFLCIVAAQGFGLAIGATFMDLKRATTLASVAVMTFMLAGGFFVKKVPIFISWIRYLSFNYHTYRLLLKVQYEHITPTINGMRIDEGIMEVSALVAMVFGYRLLAYLSLRRMKLQSGA, encoded by the exons ATGGAGAAAACCAATTCATCCGTATTGGCAAGGGCAAAATCGGATCAATCAGTGGTGGAGACGGTTGCAGCGGCTGCGGATAGCGGCGGAACCCTTTCGAGAAAGTCTAGTAAGCGGATGGTGCCATCACCAGGGCGAAGTGGTAGCGGCAGCAGCAAAAACCCACACATTAGAAAGTGTAGGAGTGCCCAAATGAGGATAGAATTGGATGAAGTGAGCAGTGGCGCCGCTCTCAGCCGAGCCTCGAGTGCCAGCTTGGGcttctctttctccttcacCGGATTCACAATGCCTCCTGATGAAGCAACCGACTCCAAGCCGTTTAGCGACGATGATG CCGATCAGGATCTTGAAGCTGGCACGCGTAAGCCGAAGCTGCAAACAGAACCAACCTTGCCAATTTATCTCAAG TTCACCGATGTGAAATACAAGGTAACTCTCAAAGGAATGAGAACAACCCAAGAGAAGGATATTCTGAATGGGATTACGGGTTCAGTGAACCCTGGGGAGCTTTTGGCATTGATGGGACCTTCAGGAAGTGGAAAGACAACACTGCTAAATCTGCTCGGTGGCAGGCTTAATAAGCCCACCGTTGGATCACTTACTTACAATGACCAGCCTTATTCCAAGTTCCTAAAATGCAG GATAGGATTTGTGACTCAAGACGACGTTCTGTTTCCTCACCTTACAGTGAAGGAAACATTGACATATGCAGCCCTCCTACGACTCCCAAAGACATTGACAAGAGAGCAAAAGGAAAAACGAGCAATAGATGTCATCAATGAGCTAGGCTTGGAGAG GTGCCAAGACACTATCATTGGGGGCTCCTTTGTTCGGGGAGTGTCAGGTGGAGAGAGGAAAAGAGTTTGTATTGGAAATGAGATCCTTATCAACCCGTCACTTCTGTTTCTAGATGAACCAACCTCTGGTTTGGATTCTACTACTGCTTTAAGGATTGTCCAGATGTTGCAAGACATCGCAGAG GCCGGAAAAACAGTGGTAACAACGATCCATCAGCCATCAAGCAGACTGTTCCACAAATTTGACAAGTTAATCCTTCTTGGGAAAGGGAGCTTGCTCTACTTTGGAAAAGCATCAGAAGCAATGGTGTATTTCTCATCTATAGGATGCTCTCCTCTTATTGCCATGAATCCGGCAGAGTTCTTGATAGACCTTGCAAATGGGAACCTCCATGATGTCTCAGTACCATCAGAATTAGAGGACAAAGTGCAGATGGGGAATTCAGAGGCTGAAATACGGAACAGGAAACCATCTCCTGCTGTCGTGCAAGAG TACCTTGTGGGGGCGTATGAGACCCGAGTTgcacaaaatgaaaagaagaaacttCTGGTTCCTATACCCCTCGATGAACGAGTAAAATTGAAGGTCTCTTCTTCAAAGAGACAGTGGGGGGCAAGCTGGTGGGAACAATATTCCATTTTGTGTTGGAGAGGATTCAAAGAACGGAGGCATGACTATTTCAGCTGGTTGAGAATCACTCAAGTTCTCTCTACTGCAATTATCTTGGGATTACTGTGGTGGCAGTCTGATACTGACAGCCCCAAAGGCCTGCAAGAACAG GCAGGACTGCTTTTCTTCATCGGTGTCTTCTGGGGATTCTTCCCTGTATTCACAGCAATCTTCACATTCCCGCAAGAAAGAGCCATGCTGAGTAAAGAAAGAGCAGCCGACATGTACAGACTAAGTGCATATTTTGTGGCTAGAACTACAAGCGACCTTCCCCTTGACTTGTTACTACCAGTACTATTCCTTCTTGTCGTCTATTTTATGGCAGGCTTGAGACTGAGTGCTGGTCCCTTTTTCCTAAGCCTGCTTACAGTCTTCCTCTGCATTGTGGCGGCTCAG GGATTTGGACTAGCTATAGGAGCTACATTCATGGACTTGAAGAGGGCAACTACTCTGGCCTCAGTAGCTGTCATGACCTTCATGCTAGCTGGTGGGTTCTTTGTGAAG AAAGTTCCGATATTCATTTCTTGGATCCGCTATCTGTCTTTCAACTACCACACATACAGGCTGCTTCTGAAGGTGCAGTATGAACACATCACACCCACCATAAATGGGATGAGAATAGACGAGGGTATAATGGAGGTCAGTGCCCTGGTAGCCATGGTTTTTGGTTACCGTCTCCTGGCATACCTTTCTTTGCGGAGGATGAAACTCCAATCTGGAGCTTAA
- the LOC109011895 gene encoding prolycopene isomerase, chloroplastic yields MTLAHSLPVLEFMSSSLPGNHNTLILNRHSPTKLGFIRPTNPKQKFNFFVSQKVKPIGFFGCNLCDSNSGFNSRQLFYECYAAQSSRIGPSSRKHKAFSIKRAKTRALNDHQLFSMGSGFYSSRQLGTSRLTSSGCKILSGGALRIPNTKSFKHSSGISGACEVNWSNHKFELRSKSVLSVDKAVERERSGGGLGSENSYDAIVIGSGIGGLVAATQLAVKGARVLVLEKYVIPGGSSGYYQRDGYTFDVGSSVMFGFSDKGNLNLITQALAAVGCEMQVIPDPTTVHFHLPNNLSVRVHREYREFIAELTDKFPHEKEGILKFYGECWKIFNALNSLELKSLEEPIYLFGQFFQKPIECLTLAYYLPQNAGDIARKYIKDPQLLSFIDAECFIVSTVNALLTPMINASMVLCDRHFGGINYPVGGVGGIAKSLAKGLIDQGSEILYKANVTSIILEQGKAVGARLSDGREYFAKTIISNATRWDTFGNLLKGERLPKEEENFQKVYVKAPSFLSIHMGVKAETLPPDTDCHHFVLENDWKKLEEPYGSIFLSIPTVLDSSLAPEGRHILHIFTTSAMEDWEGLPRKDYEAKKEIVADEIIRRLEKKLFPGLRSSIVFMEVGTPKTHRRYLARDKGTYGPMPRGTPKGLLGMPFNTTGVDSLYCVGDSCFPGQGVIAVAFSGVMCAHRVAADIGLEKKSPILDAALLRLLGWLRTLA; encoded by the exons ATGACCCTCGCCCACTCACTTCCCGTGCTTGAATTTATGTCTTCTTCTTTACCTGGCAACCACAATACCCTTATTCTCAATCGCCATAGTCCCACAAAATTGGGTTTTATAAGACCcacaaacccaaaacaaaaattcaacttCTTCGTTTCTCAAAAAGTAAAACCTATTGGTTTCTTTGGTTGCAATCTCTGCGACTCTAATTCTGGGTTTAACAGTCGTCAACTTTTTTATGAGTGTTATGCCGCACAATCAAGTAGGATCGGACCCAGTAGTAGAAAACACAAGGCCTTCTCTATTAAACGTGCTAAAACTCGAGCTCTCAATGATCACCAGCTCTTTAGCATGGGTTCAGGGTTTTACAGCTCCAGACAGTTGGGCACTTCCAGACTTACAAGTTCAGGATGCAAAATTCTGTCTGGTGGTGCCCTGAGAATCCCGAATACCAAAAGTTTCAAGCATAGTAGTGGGATTTCAGGGGCTTGCGAGGTGAATTGGAGCAATCACAAATTTGAATTGAGGTCCAAATCGGTGCTTAGTGTAGATAAAgcggtagagagagagagaagtggagGGGGGCTGGGTAGCGAGAATTCTTATGATGCAATTGTTATCGGGTCTGGGATTGGAGGATTAGTTGCGGCGACGCAGTTGGCGGTGAAGGGTGCTAGGGTTCTGGTTTTGGAGAAGTATGTCATTCCTGGTGGTAGCTCTGGATATTACCAGAGGGATGGGTATACTTTTGATGTTGGGTCCTCTGTGATGTTTGGTTTCAGCGACAAG GGCAATCTAAATCTGATAACCCAAGCATTGGCTGCAGTTGGATGTGAGATGCAAGTGATACCTGATCCAACTACTGTCCATTTCCATTTACCCAATAACCTTTCTGTCCGAGTGCACAGAGAATATAGGGAATTCATTGCAGAGCTTACTGATAAATTTCCCCATGAAAAGGAAGGGATCCTCAAGTTCTACGGTGAATGTTGGAAG ATTTTCAACGCTCTGAACTCCTTGGAATTGAAGTCACTTGAGGAGCCAATATACCTTTTTGGGCAGTTCTTCCAGAAGCCCATTGAATGCTTGACACTCG CCTATTATTTGCCTCAAAATGCTGGAGACATAGCTCGAAAATACATTAAAGATCCCCAGTTGTTGTCTTTCATAGATGCAGAG TGTTTCATTGTGAGCACAGTCAACGCTTTGCTGACACCAATGATCAATGCTAGCATG GTTCTTTGTGACCGGCATTTTGGTGGTATTAACTACCCTGTTGGTGGTGTTGGTGGGATTGCGAAGTCCTTAGCAAAAGGCCTGATTGATCAGGGCAGTGAAATACTTTACAAGGCAAATGTGACTAGCATTATACTCGAGCAGGGAAAAGCT gTGGGAGCTAGGCTATCAGATGGAAGGGAGTACTTTGCCAAAACCATAATATCAAATGCTACTAGATGGGATACTTTTG GAAATCTCTTAAAGGGAGAACGCCTCCCTAAGGAAGAAGAGAATTTTCAGAAAGTTTATGTTAAGGCTCCATCTTTTCTTTCAATTCACATGGGGGTTAAAGCTGAGACCCTGCCACCAGATACGGATTGCCACCATTTTGTGCTTGAG AATGATTGGAAAAAATTAGAGGAGCCATATGGAAGTATATTTTTAAGCATTCCAACTGTCCTTGATTCATCATTGGCTCCAGAAGGACGACACATTCTTCATATTTTTACTACTTCTGCCATGGAGGACTGGGAG GGTCTTCCTAGAAAAGACTATGAGGCAAAGAAGGAAATTGTAGCAGATGAAATAATCAGGAGATTAGAGAAGAAACTATTTCCAGGGCTGAGATCATCAATCGTCTTTATGGAG GTAGGAACACCAAAGACACACAGGCGCTACCTGGCTCGTGATAAAGGTACCTATGGACCAATGCCACGAGGCACTCCCAAGGGATTACTCGGAATGCCATTCAATACCACA GGTGTAGATAGTCTTTACTGTGTTGGTGATAGCTGCTTTCCAGGACAAGGTGTTATAGCTGTAGCCTTTTCAGGAGTAATGTGTGCACACCGAGTAGCTGCTGATATTG ggCTGGAGAAGAAGTCACCAATATTAGATGCTGCCCTCCTTCGACTTCTTGGTTGGTTAAGGACGTTGGCATGA